CCGGCGGCCGTCGGCGGCACGCGCTTCCGTCTCCAGATGGTCCTCGTCGCGGGTGAGCGGCGCGATCGGCGTCAGGCCGAGCGCCCGCAGCGCCTGCAGCGGCTCGGTCGACCGCGTGCCGGCGACGGGCTGCTGCACCTGTGCGGACGGTGGCCCGAGGATCTGGGCTGGCGCGGCCGGGGCGGCCAGCAGGCCGGCGGCGAGCGTGGCGACCATGGCCGCAAGGGACGGTTTCGACGGGATCATTGCATATTCTCCGGTTGAGTGAACGCCGGCAGGATCGCCCAAGGCTCCCGAACCCTTGCTGTTGACGGCGGTTCAGGCGCCGTTCAGGCCGCCGGCAGGCTCACCTCGACCCGCAGACCGGTCTCCGGCGGCGCGCGGTTCGACAGGGTGAGGCCGCCGCCGATGTCGGCGGCGATGTCGCGCGCAATGGCGAGCCCGAGGCCGGTTCCGAGCGACAGTTCGTCCAGTCGGCGTCCGCGCTGCGGCAACCCCCGCAGCATATCCTCGGGAATGCCGGGGCCGTCGTCGCAGATCGCCACATGGATCAGGCCTGCGCCCTCCTCGACGCGGATCGTCACGCCTTCGCGGGCATGCCTGAACGCGTTGTCGACGAGGCCGCCGAAGATCTCGTCGAGGTCGTCGCGGGTTGCGTTCACCGTCAGTCCGCCCGGAGCGTCCAGCGTCACGGCGATGGACCGCCGGCCGTGGACGCGGCTGGCGACCAGTACCGCGTCGTCGAGCACCGGCCGCAGGGCCGTCGCCCGTTGTCCGAAGGCGAGCCGGCCGCCGGCGCCTGCGCGCGCCAGCCGCCGGTCGACCTGCCGCCGGATCAGGTCCGCCGCGGCGGCGACCTCCCGGTCGGGCGTCGTTCCGCCGGCCGCGGAGCGCAGGGCGATGACCGACAACGGGGTCCTGATCGCATGGGCGAGGTTCTGGGCGTCTTCGCGTCCGCGCTCCGCGGCCTGCACCAGCGCGGCATGCAGGCGGTTCACGGCGCCGCCGACCGAATCCAGGTTGGCGATGCCCGTGGCGGGCACCTGGGCGCGCCGGCCCCTGCCGAGATCCTCGATGGCGCCCACCAGCGACCGCAGGGGCTTCAGCGCGCGGTGGATGAGCAGGCTCGTGCCCAGCACCAGGATGGCCCCGAGCGCCCCGGCAATCTCGAAGACCAGCCAGCGCGTCGCCGCGACTTCCGCGCGGATGCTATCCAGCGGGGCGGCGACGAAGAGCCGCGCATCGGCGGTGCCGGCAAGGGCGCGCTGCCGTGTCACGACCTGCTCGCCGAATGGGCCGGTCGCCGGTCCGTCCCGTCCGCCGGCGAGGGCGACAGTGTTCCGGCCGGCGGTCGACCGGGACTGCCCGATGACCGCATTACCGCGCCGGACGATCCAGTACCAGCCGGAGCGCGCGCGGTCGAAGGCGATCTCGTCCACCGGCCTGAGGATTTCGAGCGTGCCGTCCGCGTTGACGACGAGCGAGGTGGCGAGATCGCCGGCAATCCGTTCGAGCCGCGCCTCCAGCTCGCGCCGGGCATAGCCTTCGGCGAGCGTGCCGAGGACCCAGGCGAAGACGATGAGCGCGGCGAGCGTGCCGAGGGCGACGAGGCCTGCGACCCGCACCTCGATCGAGCGCATCACGGCGGCGGTGTTCCGTTCATGCGGTATCCCGCGCCGCGGACCGTCTGGATGAGGTCGTCGCCGAGCTTTTTCCGCAGCCTCGAGATGATGACCTCCAGCGAATTGAAGTCGCGGTCGTGGTCGTGGTCATAGACGTGCTCGGTCAGTTCGGCACGCGAGATGGTCTGCCGCAGCCGATGGGCGAGATAGAGCAGGATCCGCGTCTCCAGCGCCGTCAGCCGGACCGACAGGCCTTCCCGCTCGACGCCGCCGGTCAGCGTGTCGATCGAGACGTCGCCAATGGCCACATGCGGTGAGGCATGGCCGCCCGCCCGCCGGATCAGGGCGTCGAGACGCAGGAGCAGTTCCTCGATCCGGAACGGCTTGGTCAGGTAGTCGTCCGCGCCGGCGCGGAAGGCCGCGGCCTTGTCGGCCAGCCGGTCGCGCGCGGTGAGCACGAGCACCGGCACCTTGGCGCCCGAGGCGCGCAGCCGGGACAGGATCGTCACGCCGTCGAGAATTGGCAGGCCGAGATCCAGGATCACCGCCGCATAGGGACCTTCGCGCGCCTGGTGCAGCGCATCCTCGCCGTTGCGGCTGACGTCGACGGCATAGCGGTCCGCGCGCAGGCGCCTTGCCACCTCGTCCGCAAGCGTTGCATCGTCTTCGACGAGCAGCAGCCTCATCTCCAATCCGCTCCGTCGCCCCGATGGATCCGGTTAGGCCCGGTGAGCTTAACCCAGCTTGAACCGCATGCGTCAGCAAAGGTTGGGCAAGGCCGTGCCGGTATCGGCAAGGCCAGTATCGTCAGCGAGGTCAGGATGCCTCCGTTCGCCCGTCGCTTCCATCCGCCGGTCCTTCGCCTGCCGTCCGCCGCGTGGGCTCTCGTATCTCTCCTGGCGGTCGGCTCCGGCCTGGCCGGTTCGGCGCCGGCGCAAACGCGCCTCGCCCAGGTGACGATCGAGCAGGCGCTGAGCAACGAGGTGCAGGTGAGGGGCCGCGTGGCCGAGATTTTCGGCGATCGGCTGCTGGTCGAGGACGCAACCGGGCGGATTCTCGTCGAACTGGCCGAGACGACCGACAAGCCGTCCGCCGTCGCGGTCGGCCAGATCCTTTTGATCGAGGGCAGGCTGCGCGGCCGGACCATCGAGGCGCGGCGCGTCGCGCCCGTCGCCGAGGGCGCCGCGCCCGAGCCCCCCGCCGCCGAAGGTCCGGCCGGCGCCGCGCGGGTCGACCGGCTGCTCGACGCACTGGCCCGCCCGGCGGATGCCGCGACGATCCGCTCGACGCTGGAGGCGATCGGCCTCAGTCCCGCGGGGGCGCCGGTCCGCCGCAACAAGCATACCGAGATCCCTGCGCGGGATGCCCGAGGGCAGGCCTGGAGCGCTTCGCTCGATCGGTTCGGCCGGCTGGAGGAGATCGAGCTCGAGGATTACGACGACGACGATGTCCCCCCGCAGCCGCGCTTCGATCCGGCCGAGCTGGCGCGCATCGTCGAACGCGAAGGCTACCGGACCCGGGCCGCCGCCGAGCGGCGTCCCGAACATTTCGAGGTCATCGCCCTCAATCGGCAGGGCGACCTCGTCGAGGTTCACGTCGACTTCGCCGGCGTGATCTACAAGATCGTCTGGATCCGCTGATCGCGGAACCGCCGCGGTCCGCACCGCCGTTCATCGGCTGCCGGCGCCTTCGGCTGTGCCCGGATCTTCGGATCGGCAAGGCGGGCGCGGCGCGTGGCCGGACCTGGTGTCGCTCATGTCGCGCGCAGGGATCGGGGCCTTCTGTCTTCCCGATTTCGGTCGATGCCGGCCACTGGCATTTGCCAGTATCGTCCGCGCGAGCGTGGACGTTATCTGGGCATTCAGCTGCCCCGTCCGGTCTCGT
This portion of the bacterium YEK0313 genome encodes:
- the phoQ_2 gene encoding Sensor protein PhoQ; the encoded protein is MRSIEVRVAGLVALGTLAALIVFAWVLGTLAEGYARRELEARLERIAGDLATSLVVNADGTLEILRPVDEIAFDRARSGWYWIVRRGNAVIGQSRSTAGRNTVALAGGRDGPATGPFGEQVVTRQRALAGTADARLFVAAPLDSIRAEVAATRWLVFEIAGALGAILVLGTSLLIHRALKPLRSLVGAIEDLGRGRRAQVPATGIANLDSVGGAVNRLHAALVQAAERGREDAQNLAHAIRTPLSVIALRSAAGGTTPDREVAAAADLIRRQVDRRLARAGAGGRLAFGQRATALRPVLDDAVLVASRVHGRRSIAVTLDAPGGLTVNATRDDLDEIFGGLVDNAFRHAREGVTIRVEEGAGLIHVAICDDGPGIPEDMLRGLPQRGRRLDELSLGTGLGLAIARDIAADIGGGLTLSNRAPPETGLRVEVSLPAA
- the qseB_1 gene encoding Transcriptional regulatory protein QseB — protein: MRLLLVEDDATLADEVARRLRADRYAVDVSRNGEDALHQAREGPYAAVILDLGLPILDGVTILSRLRASGAKVPVLVLTARDRLADKAAAFRAGADDYLTKPFRIEELLLRLDALIRRAGGHASPHVAIGDVSIDTLTGGVEREGLSVRLTALETRILLYLAHRLRQTISRAELTEHVYDHDHDRDFNSLEVIISRLRKKLGDDLIQTVRGAGYRMNGTPPP